tttaaatatgttAATAAAATCAAACGCATGGTAAATGGAGGTATCTTTGATCTACCTGAATAAATgtcattttctttgtttctCACCTGCGTGAAAAGTATTTCGTATGCATGTTTGTTAATCCAATCTATAAAAAGATCGCacgatatatttattttaatttttatttatttttctgatttattttatattaattcttttgTAATTGCGCGATCACATGTGAAAATTAGTTTGCAATAGGAATAAGAAACGATAGTTTATTTGCAAATTTGTAAATAACTTGTTTCTTTTGTCACAACTTTAGAAAATTTTCGATCTTGATCGGTCATGATATAGACCGCCTTTTAAAAAGGAAACGGGTGGAAACTATACGTTTGATCttatttgcttttaaaattttgctttaaaGGAAAATAGCAATTTACAAATCAATCACGCAATTTAATATCCCAATGAGCATTTTTTATAATCTCAGTTCACATTGTTATCTCGCCACACCTGCATCTGACCCTTCGTTAAGCTGCCTGTCCCATATGACCAGGATATTTCTGCAACGTTATGCGGTAGAAATGAAGTCTTTATAGTAGTGAAAACTAGTGATACGTGAATTAGAACAATGTTCTAAACTGGTCacaattttttcttattaatgtTCGTAAAAAGACATAATGCGAAATATTTTCAAATCATTAAGCTGTAGCCCGTAGTAATTTATGTTACCCCATTTAtgattaaaaaacgaaaaattcaAACCATTAGTTTTTGTGTCCACGAATTTCTTCCCAAGCTATATTAGaaaataaagtctataaaatgtTGACCTATGCCTTTTTTATTATTGGAAAAAAGGATTTACTAATTCGCTACATCTTTTTTGTGGATGCGATGAATTTGTGTCCTACCTAAAACAGAAAGGCGTGATTTTCTCATATATAACGTTTTGTGCTTAATATTTACTGTAATCCTATATTAACTAGTGTTTGAGAATTATGTaaacatgaattttaatttaagtgTTACTCGAGAAGTTAGaatttatcaaaataattttcagtAATGTCtatcttaaatttaaaaaaaaaaaaaaaaaaaaaatccaggtGCCTCTAAAAAATATGACTTGGTTTAGCGTTGAAACATAGAAAATACACTAAAAAATGATATACCAACTTAGAATATAGCTTTCTTTATTTCAAAGATAAGGTAGTTGGATAATTGAGGTCGTGAATAATTACTAAGTTTACATACATTGGATGCACTAATACCTGCTACCTATTATGTAAATACAGACGCCACCTTACATAAGAACTGATAAGCATTTGTACGAAGGCAGTAAAAAGAATGACTAACAATTTTTTACAGCTTGCTATAtctgataattttttatttcactatAAACACGAAGGAAGTCAAAAATTTGCTGAAAAAAACCCACGAAAAATAGCAAggagaatgtttaatttataGCAGAATAGCAAAATTACAGAACGTCATCAGTAAAACGAGCGAATTAAAGTTATCAAAGTTTaatttgcggaatggaaaaaggCACAATATTCAAGGTCATCATCATCGCATCAAGCTTAATCAAATTTGATTGAATCGCTTTTTACAGCTCAGACGATCTTCCATATCAGTGTGCAAGTTTTGCATGAGGAGCTGCTTCGTGCATTTGTTGATCTGGGCAAGTCTCAAAAGCACGTCCTGTCTTTACATACTCGTGTTGTGAAAGTCTAAAAGGGTATCACCAAAAAAGTTCAAACTTGCTTCTTCAACAGTGCTAAGCAAAGCAAGGTCTTCTCTCGGGAATGATATTAGAAATGCTGGGTTAGTTGCCGTAAAGTTACTCATTCGTTAGATGATCCTCCATAAAACATTCAATATTGTCTGTAGCATGTGTTTGTAAGTTTCCTTCTGTTTTCTTTTGAGCAACTTTTTCAGCGTCTACGATGTTTATCCGAAGAAAAGAACAGACTCTAATCACAGCTCGGAAAAAGGCCCGCTTAAAGTTGTCAGAGAAGTTGGACTTCTATGTATTTTGCTACCGCTACGCATTGCAGACTTTTGCTATTCTTACATCTACATATTTTTCTGCTGCTGATTTATTGCTGCCAGGatagtcaaaactttttgtttctttatgtTGTGCAATGTACATATAATAATACAGTGTTGTAGAGCATTTATAAAGTCTATAGTAACACTTTCAGTACGTTAAGTTGTAGACAGATATTTTCGGATGTAGTTCGGGGCTATGAAGAAAGACAATCGCTCAATGGCGTCCGGGAGCAAGGTAAGTTATTCAGCGTAATCTGCGTTGCGTAACGCATAGCTAGATGCCTACAACCTTTTGGAGGGTAAATCCAAGTTCAATGTACATGTCGGTGAGTTTAATATCCAAACATAGGATACATAAAATTGGAAGTCACCGAGTGAGCGAATTTTTTGAGGTTGTGTTTTCGCAGTGCATCATAATGGcagatattgttttcttttgtttggtAAGCCGTACCCTCTTAGGGTAAGTCTCCTTTTGACTTATCTACTGAATAGAAAGCTTTCGAAATGCCGCAGAAGAGAAGAGCTTCATCTTCTCCATCAGCCAGGATTTTTCCTACAATGGACCAGTTTTTTCTAAATCTATTTTGGTTTATGAGAAGTATGCTGTCGATTCCAGTAAGCAGTAGCTATATTGTAGATTTTTGCTGCAGTTGCAGTTGGAGTTATCTGCAGTAATTGGGTGTGACACTGAGGTCACCGTTTTTGGAAAACGAGAGGATGCAAACCTCTATCCAGCGTTATATTTCGTTTTGGTGGTACACAAAGATACCAAAATCTCATAATGTCGTTGCAGTTAGCAAGgctaattgtttcattgttttgGGTTTAGCAAGTGCATTCGTTGCTCTATCGTTTTGATGGAAATGTTTATGACGACAACATGTTTTCCTAAAAGTGTTTCAAAGCGGGTTTTCTATTTTTAAGGCGATCTTGTGAACTGGCTGCTTTCATTTTGGctctatttgttttttttacgacCAAATAACTCCTTTACTATCTTCCAGGCAGGTGAGAATTGTTTGCTTTCTGCACCTCGAGTGATTTCATCGTTTTTTTCTGGACTTCGATTGTTTTTCCGTAAGTTTTGGGTAGATCAAATTTGGCTTTTATTACCTTTGCTTTGTTGTTTGCAGTTGGTTTTGTCAAATTTTTCTTTGATAGCTTTTTTTATCAATCGCACGTTTATCGCAATTGTTGTTTGACTACCATCAAACGGTTTTTGGACATTTGTTTAGCTGCAGCATCACAATACACTTTTACAAAGTTGTCTTATGATGTTTTTCTCACGTTTGTTGAACCCACATGATTTGAGTACTTATTTCGAATTTCCAGGTTGTTAACCAGCTGCGACCATTCGTAGACTGAGACGTCgaaaaaattaactttcttAGCTCAAAAACTGAAACGGATGTTGAACGATACAATTCTACGATCAGATTTTACGCTGCTGTAGGCTTTGCAGTTTGTTTCACTTTCTAAAAAAGCCCAACTCTTATTACAAGctcgcaaatgtgtcctacaagaatggaaatttttgcctctctgagcaccgacacgggagtcgtcgtgtgttcgaatctcatcttggtagctatttttacttttttttcttttttcttttttaaaaagataagacaagtgttcaaaacacttgtttaactaactagtaaataaaggtgtttccaccaaactttttaaaagtgaatgtaggcagaattaactgaattaatgaatttcgcaaattttggggtttgtgggtttgtggtctttcttcttcctgtcagtcggttcacccaagacggacccatcgaaaattaaaagttcgaggaattttgctttcaggaaggtctcacaaatcaatcttgaaaaataagtgtgtaacaaatattattgcgtatctgaatagtaaaatatgtcgtgtctaacttcgtaacaaaaatcccaatttgatagacagctttttgtaaactttattcgcgaggttgtttgcgtatatcatacgtcttgtttctttttgtaattAATTCTGCACCATACTATTttagaagttaaaaatttttttgggtaTGACGTCACCTCTGTTGTCATAGTGGATCCTGAGATTCTAAAGTCACATTCTAGCATTTTTAAGCTTATTTCAAGTCTTTCAAGTATTTTCACACATCCAAGACGTTTCTAACCGTTTTTTATCCCAATATTTATGTTTCAccattttaaccttttttgtgtTTGGGGAAAATAATTATTCTAATTTTTCAACAATGTGTTAACAAGCATTCGTGACCAATTTTGTGGTAATGCGATGTAACTTTCGTATCTTTGCGTCACTTTTGGaaaagggggggggggagggggttgGGCTTCTTTCAGCCCACTCCTGCCCTTGGTATTCAGAGCCCCCCAAATAGGCTGAGTAAGGTTAAAGACGTATCTCTCTAAAATTATTGTCGATATATATCACACTTGGTTTATGTTTcagagaaaaacaaaacaagatttCTTTGGTTAGGGAGTCAAGCGTGAAGAGCGAGCAGTGGTACAAAATTTATCGCGTAGGTACACTGCACTTGAGCTGCATTTACATGTGTTGCAGTTGCGCACATTTTACATATAACATTTAATACTTACAGAGGGGTACCACTGACGTTAGAACAGAAGGTTCAACTGCTCTATTTGCTATACATCTAGGACAGAGCTAACTATTTCCTACACGTCAACATGTGTCAAGCTTAAATATAACACTTTTTAAATGCAGTTGAGTTACTGAGTTGCTAGGTAAGGGCTTAGGCAACAATAAGGTCAAAATCTACATTCGGAAAATTCTATTGTTATCATATAATCATAAACAGAAGTATTTTGATTATATGTTAAAACCTGTTTGGTAATTGACTTGATACTGGAATGAACTAATCAGACAGCTAAAGGAGGATTTCCTTACAAAAACTTGTAGTTTAGGAGTTAAAACTCTGACCTACGGAGAGGGAACACCTGTGATTAGAGGGAAGCCATTTAAGTAGACGAAACAACCctgtttttaaaatgcaatcgtCTTTTTTTACTCGATAAAAGATTATAATTTTCTGCAGATTAATGCCAGGAGATTTTTCAAAACCTCTTTGTGACAGATTCAACACTGTTTTTTCGAAGTATAAATATAGACAGACCCCTGACATACTTATCACTATACCCTGTGCGTACCTTTATACTCAAGCCATGACGGTTAGGCGAAGATTGTAAAATACTGAAAATACTTATAACTAGCTTATAACTTATTGCTGAAATTACAGTAACCTTTGGTTTTTATATAATTACATGGGTGGCCACTTATCTAGCCACATTGGCTTTCACCTAAAAACTTTATCTCTTCGACTCCAAGTGGTAAACATGATGGGTAGAACTAAAACAATGCTAATAAACAATTAGACCATGCACGAATCgaaattgaaattaatttagtcgtacatatatatttgaaaatttcACATCTTTATTTTCTCCTGATTTTCATCTCGACTCGAGTAACATATTTGGTGGTTCCAACGATGGCAGCTGTAAAAGCTTTCACATGAGGTTGATAGGTTCCTTTGGAAAACTTTTGCACAAATGAATAAGGATAATTTGGATTGTAAGGATAGCTAGAGCCAGCACCATGCCAAAACGCTCCGTAATTTAAAGCGCTGTCACCCGAGTAAGCATCATTGTCATTGTCAAATGTGCAGAATTTCATGTTGTTATAATATTTCATCCAATCACCTCCATTTCCTACATACAAGATTTAAAcaatttgaacttataaataacACGTTTGGCAGAGGAATGATGATTTCCTTCATATTCAGCTTCTATACTGCGTTAGTCGTGATAATATGGTCAcatattattttagaaaaaaaatcagttgCATTGGTTCATTTTTTTGAAtccttttttttacctttttgggggcatttaaaaaatatgtagccaacaacaataaaaaggtTCACTTTATTGTTGTGAGATCATGTAGAATTTTAATATATAACATTTATGATAAcaatattattgaagatataaGCTTGGTTATTCacagataataaaaacaacaaaaggaaATACAAAATTGCCCTACCGCTGTAGCCGGCCAACTTGATTCTATATTTTGTGCTTTCATCACCAAGTTCAAACACACCATATTTTTCGTAGTACTTATTATCATCTTTATCTGTGAAGTCCATTCTCAATTCGCTGCCTCTTCGATCATCATATAATtgaacaagaaaaatattttcaagtccCAACCAGAACTCGTGTTGCAAATTTCCAAATCCGTTTTTGTATGAGAACCAATCTCGCTTGAAGTCAACAGTATCGTCAATACGTCTTTGGAAGACAGTCCAacctaaataaaacaaaacaatactGCAGAAGCGTCTCTCTCCTATTTTTAAACCAATGACAGTAAAAATGTGTCGTTAAAAGTTATTGATAAACAAACCTCCACCATCTATGGTCATATCACAATATACCGGAAACGGATGAACACTTCCTGGATTGATCAGATATATGCCATCCTTAGTGTGACCATTCCTGCGAAATTGCATGCAATCACGCTCGGGCttgactaaataaaaaaaatgtgctcAAGCGTATAATAGCGGGTAAAAGTGCATTCCATTGCAAATAACAGTCAGTACGAGCAAATTGTGACTTTAATAGCAATGTTAAGGGTACATTAGGTCATAGCTAACCGCAATAAATAGTATTGCATTATAAATAACCATGGTTAAAAGAACATGCTTCATGAATTCCATTATTTGAGAAATCTTGTCATAAATATTGGCAAGTACAGCTACATTGTATCATATTGAATGAAGATGCATCAATTGGATAGCATCAACAGTTATATTTTTCGCtaatattcttaaaaatatatacatataaatataaatatacaaGTCACTTCACTGGAAAAGTGATAACGTCCCATGCTGGATTGTTTACTATCTAACAATTTAACACTTTATCAACTTAGGCTGTTTCACACTTGTAACGCAAACGCAAGCTTAAAACTTAGAAAAAGACTGTGTGAACACCTGCGACGCAAGCATTAACGTAAGCCTAAGCTCGACgcgaaatatataaaaaaaattgatattacGTCACAAATGTGAAATTGGCTTAAACAATATACTTACGATTTTGACAATCACAGTAATATCCCCTGCTAAAAAATTCATCTGCGTAATTTCTATCTCTGCACTGACAATCTCCGCAGATACCTCTTGCTAAATTAGTACAAACCGAAattctctaaaaaaaaaaacagaacagttAAGACGTATCTATTATTATCATATATAATTATAATCTGGTCCTTTGATTGACCAATACACACAAAATATATGTTATATTTTCATTTAATACTGAGAAACGAGTTAGTTTTATCTTCTCTCGATCGACAAAATATTTCGTAAAAAAACttatactttttatattttttgattaCTTGAGTGAAGTTATTGTTTGCCAAACGTTAATTCGATTATTcaaaaataaggaaattgaTCATGGATTAATTGGCACGAAAACATATATATTATCTTgcaattttaattgtttttgaaCAAAGAACTTCACAAAACCATGACTCGTGATATATGTTAACTAGAAGAAACAAGACTCCAATCTTGGTGCTGTGCGATAACTTTCTACTGCTTCtgaaattgtttttactttttacgaTTTACATAAATAAGCAAGATCATTATCCGTTTCACGCATTTTAACCCCGTTCTTTACATCATTTTGAATCTTTGGTTTTCTCTTGTTGAAACTTGAAAGAACGTAAAACATTGATGGAAATTAGTGTAAAATTTGTCACCTAAGGGAcgtgacaaaaataattttcaaatcttttaaattttatgtactTGTTGGTAATAAAAATTGCTTTAGTATCTGAATATTAAAAATGATTGCTTATTATATATAAATGTCGATAAAATTATTAGGATGTTTTCGAAACATACAGTGACTCGAGCAAAAAAGCACAGCATGGCAAATTAAACGTCACGAAAGTTCCTTTTTTTCGTTACACTTTGTTGAAATCTTTCTAGTTACAACGAAAGTAGCTAAATTCAATCTCAATGATAAGATGACCAATGATATGACTTACCTTCAACGCCCCAACGCCAACATTTCCTGTTGTGGTTACGCCAACACCTTTGCTGCGTAAAATGTCATCTACCATCCGTTCCACTTCCTATATTCACAATAATGTTGAGTTTACCGTAATGgtcaaacaataaaataaatcgcATCAACTGACACTATTTCCTTTTTCATTCATATGTTCAGGATTTAATATAACTGTAATAAATTAATACAAGTTATAATAAAATACAATTCACCTGTTTGTTCATCCCACCGGAACCACCTCCTGGGGGGCCTCTATCACCTCTTGGTCCCTCTGGCCCTCTATTACCTTGGGCTCCAGGTGGACCCTGTGGTCCAGGTGATCCGTTAATACCATTTGCTCCAGGTGGACCTCTTGCACCAACGCCACCAGTGAAGCCTAACGTTGCCTAAAAGCACATTCTTGATTACAAATATAAATTATTGAATCCATCTCCTACAATGATCGTCTTAGGGGCTGATTATATGAGGCAGGTTACTCGGTGCTGGCTCGTTTAAaggaaaatctatttttaaaaaaacacaaaggcTGATGTTGATTTTTGTTCTACAAGACAGTTTTGATAATATTAGATGGGTTAAAAACGAGTTAGCTCGCTTGCTTAAAGCGAGCTGGGTCGGTCATGTAATAGCTTATCACTGGACAGAAACGGGGCAGTAGCGAGTTAGCGCATGCAAAGTAGCTTAAAATAATGAACAATAATGATAGACGAGACAAGACACCAGTGACTTTGTAAAGAACGCCATACACACACCAGCTAGCAGACGTTGACCCAGTAAAAATACAATACAGCAGCAACCTTTTTTTCTGCAGAATTTTTAGATAATATATTAGGAGCTATGTAGGGTCTTAACCCATTACAAACTTGCACCAGCCTGAATGCTCCAGCCTAAAATgtctaaaatttttttacacaaacCTTTTATAGGACCAGCATCAACCCACCCGACAGTTTCTGAACCAACTTTTTCTCTTGGTCTAGTTTTATCAGGCGTCTCAAAAGCAAccgttttaaaatatattacattTTGAAGcatcatttttctttgaatGCACAAAACTAAAATGTTTGTTAACagctgtaaaatattttttaagaaaaccaaTATTTGTTGATAATAAATGCGTGCGTCATCTTGATTTTTTCCCGGGATGTAAACAATTTGGTGCGCGTTTAGCTCGTTTAAAtttttctataataatagcGAGTTGGTGCCGGGTTGTAAGAGAGCCAGCACCGGGTTAACGCGCCTTATATAATCAGCCTCTTATTCTGGTAAAATTTCCTACTGAATTGTCCATTAGTGCTAAAGATGCACAAAATAGCGATGTTTGGAATATGTATGACGGGCAAATCCGTGGATGTTTTTACAAGTCAAAAACTagttaaaagaatttttttttctagtatTTATATATTTGTCACATTTTTATTTCAGGAGCAAAATTAACCATTACTGTTTTTCACCAGCGGTACGCCGTTTATACAGTAATgcaaaaagaaagcaaaaactgaatttttttttgccgaATAGTTTTATTGTTATCAACATGGCGAAAAGAATGAGTTTTGATCTAAAAAACGCCTCGTCAAACGTCACAATTTCTATACTGCACTTGAACAAGTATATGATTGCGCAGAAGTTGAATAAAATCGCAGGATATAAGCAAAAGGTAACCGGACCAATTCAAAATAAGCTCCTAAAAAACAGTCTAACGCATTTTTAGTAGGAGCCTTACCATGGTTATATTACAGTCTCTTCCGTCTCGTCCAGAGAGCCCATCACGACCATCTCTTCCTGGTAGACCATTTGCACATCTGCAGAGTTCTGCATTGACAGCAATAAATCTTTGACAGATACAAACagcaaacaaaacataaaatgcaTGCATACTGATAATTTCTCTTTGGCAATCGTGTTCTGTTTAACAATGTCAAATGTacaaaaaatcaagttaaaaactttacattacaacaaacttttaaccaatcagatacGGAGGTGATTGTGGTTGCTAAGTCTAAATTTGGCATACAAGTAGATATGTTTAAGGAAAGGATTAGTACTTGTACTTTAATGTTAGATCAAGAATACCAAGATTTTGAAATATATGTAAACGGTCAAcatcaaaaaggaaagaaagttaaaaaaatggaCTGTTGCTAAGTTTTTTGATAGACGATTCAAGATATTTTTGTCAAGTTGTTACAACATAAATAATCATTGATAAAGCTTTAGCATATTTAATTATCATACGGTAGCGCATCTCCATCACGCAATCAACTTTAtcgtcaaaaactacatttaaaatGTTTCCGAAGGATAATAATgacgaaaaagaaagaaaagctaAAGAATATCAACTGTTGCTAGGTTTTTTGATGGACgattttagatatttttgtCAAGTTGTTACAACATTAACAATCATTGATAAAGCTTTATCATCACTTCATTTACCGcataaaaaatagatttaaaagGTTTTCGAAAAATATTCAATGAACCACTGCGGTTATTTACAGGTGTATTGGTCAACGCATCAACCTACAAATTAAAATATCTAAATTTCACCTCTACGTTGCAAACGCTACCAAAGAACCTACAAATAAGAACTGCAACCACACCTGAAGAGTTAACCGCAATGCATTTGCATACGATCTCCTACACATACACTGCTAATGGAATTCCATTAGCAGCGTCCATGAGCGTTCTACCATTCGAATTGCACCAAAACTGATTAAATTACTTAGTTCCAATATTTCCTTTTCGTATCATATCATTCGCATTAATAAGATGAAACTTTAGCGCAAAATCTTTTAAGCGATGTCTTTAATAAGCCATTAGGGACTGATTTCGCAAAATACATTTGTGGTAGGTTTTTCTCAAAGAGGTGAATGATTGTGTAGCGAGATCAGTAAAACTAACCCTGGTCAAACTAGATTTTTATACGCTATCGTAGAATAGATTATGGAAATATTTAAATGCTCCATAGGAAGAATTTATCAATAAGTTTTTACTGTGATTTTAAAAGCGAAAAGGCATTTTTGACCGGCTAAAACTCGTCATTTTCTTGTTAGGAGCCTTTCATAGGAAGAGTAAAAATGCGTAAAAGGGACAGCTAACACATATTAACACATATCACAGTATtctaaacgtttttttaaatatcttaatAATTACCAGTAAATAATCAACAGAATATGCAGATAACAGTAAAAACCACTCAGGAATAAAACTTTGCTTCATTACTTTCACCCAAAGTGCAACAGATTGCGTACATTTTGCTTCATAGGGCTAACCATCTTTGGGTAGTTTCCATATCGACAATTGATGTTCATAACTAATTAATCAACTTGAAGGCATTTTGGTAAAAATACGAACTTTTCGCCATACCAATTTAAGATGCAGAGTTTTTTTTACTCATTCTATTCTTAAGTAAACTTGGCAAAAGATTTTGATCAAATTCGAGACAAATCGGTGAAGATTTTTTAATTAGATATCTTCTTTGCCAAACTTAAAAGTAACCGCCAAAAAAATTGTAGAGTTTCGCAGAACAACTTTTTGCGCTCAGGTTTTTCATGCACACTGTGAAACTGTTATAGTCCCTTGCACCAAAAATGCAGAAATTATGTTTGCGTTtggtacaatttttttaaaaaagaataagtATCACTTTAAAAACTTTTCGAGGAAAATAATAACAGAGAAAATTGTTTAACAAAGTATGACGAAATGTTTGAGAAAATGAATTATCGTTTTTCGTTTCTGCGATTTAATAGTTTTTCTATAAACGCAATTAATCAACTTTTACCTACTTTTGCGGAACTCATTATTGCGATTTGCtctataaacaaataaaaaacaaagaaattttccCCCGGAAAATTACTTCCCTGATGTAGCACATAATTTTACCCTTTATTACGCATCATTTTAATATGCATGATTAATATATTGTATACGGCGTCAAAATCCCCAAACACGTTGAAAAAGCTTTTCCCCCTTAATCATAATGTTAACCTACTGttcatataaaaatgtttttttcgctGGAAAAAAATTCATCTGTCAAACCTAACTTTTTAAAAGACCGGGAGCACGGTGTCTGATGAGCCGACTAATTAATGCCTGTGCTTTTAGTTATCGAATAGAGAGAATAAAAAATCAGATATCAGGATCGAGTTATATTTCAAATACAATCAgttctattttattttcttcttatcTTCATCTCAATGCTTTTTAAATATGTAGCTTTGACATTGATTAAACCTTGCAAAAGCCGTTGGTGAGGTTGTTGATGGCCTTTACTGTAGATCTGCTTGAACTCGTAAGGTTTGTTAGGAGTGTACTGGTAGTAAGACGAAGTGAACCAAAAGCCGCCATACGTCAAAGCGTAGTTGCTGCCTGTTGCGTCATTATCGTTGTCATAAGTTGAAAATTTTGCACCATTTGAGTATTTCAACCAGTCTCCTCCATCACCTGAATATATAATGGTAAAAACATTCCTCTTCTTCTAGAGGTTTAGAAATTACAAAAAACATG
The genomic region above belongs to Hydractinia symbiolongicarpus strain clone_291-10 chromosome 4, HSymV2.1, whole genome shotgun sequence and contains:
- the LOC130641723 gene encoding ficolin-2-like; translation: MHAFYVLFAVCICQRFIAVNAELCRCANGLPGRDGRDGLSGRDGRDCNITMATLGFTGGVGARGPPGANGINGSPGPQGPPGAQGNRGPEGPRGDRGPPGGGSGGMNKQEVERMVDDILRSKGVGVTTTGNVGVGALKRISVCTNLARGICGDCQCRDRNYADEFFSRGYYCDCQNLKPERDCMQFRRNGHTKDGIYLINPGSVHPFPVYCDMTIDGGGWTVFQRRIDDTVDFKRDWFSYKNGFGNLQHEFWLGLENIFLVQLYDDRRGSELRMDFTDKDDNKYYEKYGVFELGDESTKYRIKLAGYSGNGGDWMKYYNNMKFCTFDNDNDAYSGDSALNYGAFWHGAGSSYPYNPNYPYSFVQKFSKGTYQPHVKAFTAAIVGTTKYVTRVEMKIRRK